One Molothrus ater isolate BHLD 08-10-18 breed brown headed cowbird chromosome 13, BPBGC_Mater_1.1, whole genome shotgun sequence DNA window includes the following coding sequences:
- the DUT gene encoding deoxyuridine 5'-triphosphate nucleotidohydrolase, mitochondrial isoform X1, producing the protein MARFPHGGGSVMLARCLRWLRHPCGRSMPASEAVPQPSPSKRQKGSGPGEASARLRFTKLSENAFTPSRGSARAAGYDLYSAYDCVIPPMEKAVVKTDIQIALPSGCYGRVAPRSGLAAKHFIDVGAGVIDEDYRGNVGVVLFNFGKETFEVKKGDRIAQLICERIYYPELEEVETLDDTERGEGGFGSTGKN; encoded by the exons ATGGCGCGCTTCCCACACGGCGGCGGCAGCGTTATGTTAGCCCGGTGCCTCCGGTGGCTCCGGCACCCCTGCGGGCGCT CCATGCCCGCCTCCGAAGCCGTGCCGCAGCCGTCccccagcaagaggcagaagggCTCGGGGCCTGGAGAAGCCTCCGCACGGCTGCGCTTCACCAAGCTCTCCGAGAACGCCTTCACCCCGTCCAGGGGCTCCGCGCGGGCTGCGGGCTACGATCTGTACAG TGCCTATGACTGCGTGATCCCACCCATGGAAAAGGCTGTGGTGAAAACAGACATTCAAATAGCACTTCCTTCTGGGTGCTATGGCCGAGTCG CACCACGTTCTGGTTTAGCTGCAAAGCACTTCATTGATGTTGGAG CTGGTGTTATTGATGAGGATTACAGGGGAAATGTTGGTGTGGTACTGTTCAACTTTGGCAAGGAGACCTTTGAAG TTAAAAAAGGGGATAGAATTGCCCAGCTCATCTGTGAACGCATTTATTATCCTGAGCTAGAAGAAGTTGAA